A portion of the Gasterosteus aculeatus chromosome 12, fGasAcu3.hap1.1, whole genome shotgun sequence genome contains these proteins:
- the LOC120812010 gene encoding uncharacterized protein LOC120812010 yields the protein MGHYLRIAAGLLLLVQTFRLASLQDSTDSPRPPIPQSWLREFVPSVSQTTAVSEEEADNNADGIPSGSMMVTTAEEENVSGRDAGTTPPSFPTTLPTEQPDATGSPSAPTTVLTDETQTGEDVRNATTSPMSTTQRSEQTSAIFPGDSTGAGFQTASTAATSAPELNATQEPTTERDEATQSTNGVGPAAAGTTAMTTASQGANETSTTSASTSASAGTSPAPTTPEPTTFKPTTPEPTTPKPTTPKPTTPKPTTPEPTTPEPRTSAPTTTAAPVKPAIGNRTGVDVPSGSSSEREDASRSGRRGAWGAVLGTAVAVAVVGLVAYVILKRKHQKGFSHSKLVEEHPSDPVLRLDNSAPLDLDFGIGRSAYYNPALQGDRIQMENLPGRR from the exons ATGGGACACTACTTGAGAATCGCAGCAGGCCTCCTTCTGCTCGTGCAGACTTTTCGCCTGGCGTCGCTCCAAGACTCAACCGACTCTCCGCGGCCGCCGATTCCTCAAAGCTGGCTGCGCGAATTCGTCCCATCTGTGAGTCAAACCACAGCAGTTTCCGAGGAGGAGGCGGATAATAACGCCGACGGAATCCCGTCCGGCTCCATGATGGTAACCACTGCCGAAGAGGAGAATGTGTCCGGCCGAGACGCGGGTACGACGCCTCCTTCATTCCCCACGACTCTCCCGACGGAACAACCAGACGCCACCGGATCCCCAAGCGCCCCGACCACGGTGCTCACAGACGAGACCCAAACAGGGGAAGATGTTCGCAACGCGACGACCTCCCCGATGTCCACGACCCAACGGAGCGAACAAACCTCCGCCATCTTCCCGGGTGACTCCACCGGCGCCGGGTTCCAGACGGCGTCGACGGCGGCGACCTCGGCTCCGGAGCTCAACGCCACGCAGGAGCCGACCACCGAACGGGACGAGGCGACGCAGTCGACCAACGGCGTGGGACCTGCCGCCGCCGGGACGACCGCGATGACCACAGCGTCGCAAGGGGCTAACGAGACGTCCACCACGTCTGCGTCCACGTCGGCGTCCGCAGGCACGAGCCCCGCGCCCACAACGCCCGAGCCTACGACCTTCAAACCTACGACCCCCGAACCTACGACCCCCAAACCTACGACCCCCAAACCTACGACCCCCAAACCTACGACCCCCGAACCTACGACCCCCGAACCTAGGACCTCCGCACCTACAACCACCGCCGCTCCGGTCAAACCCGCCATCGGCAACAGGACGGGCGTGGATGTGCCCTCGGGGAGCAGCTCGGAGAGAG AAGACGCCAGCAGGAGCGGAAGAAGGGGAGCGTGGGGCGCCGTACTGGGCACGGCCGTGGCCGTGGCGGTCGTCGGACTGGTGGCCTACGTCATCCTGAAGAGGAAGCACCAGAAGGGCTTCTCTCACAGCAAACTGGTGGAGGAGCATCCCTCGGACCCAG TCCTCAGATTAGACAACAGCGCCCCTTTGGACCTGGACTTCGGAATCGGTCGCTCGGCCTACTACAACCCGGCGCTCCAAGGGGACAGGATCCAGATGGAGAACCTCCCGGGACGCCGCTGA
- the fibinb gene encoding fin bud initiation factor → MAPLRWLLCAGVLSLAPCAAFFRGPLQPEMSNGTFHHYFVPDGDYEDNDDPEKCQMLFKMTDERKCVLDEDRDEVIRDDFSILRRHVEDAARVLEGIGRSISYDLDGEDSYGRYLRRETTQIGEAFANSEKSLLELEVKFRQSQESELKEEHRLNDDFLSMVVHTRDALGDTLDVSAGLRDKHELLSLVIRSHGTRLSRLKNEYMKL, encoded by the coding sequence ATGGCCCCGCTCCGCTGGCTCCTGTGCGCCGGCGTGCTCTCGCTGGCCCCGTGCGCAGCCTTCTTCCGCGGACCTCTCCAGCCGGAGATGTCCAACGGCACCTTCCACCACTACTTCGTGCCGGACGGCGACTACGAGGACAACGACGACCCGGAGAAGTGCCAGATGCTCTTCAAGATGACCGACGAGCGAAAGTGCGTCCTGGACGAGGACCGCGACGAGGTGATCCGGGACGACTTCTCCATCCTCAGGAGGCACGTCGAGGACGCGGCCCGCGTGCTGGAGGGCATCGGGAGGAGCATCTCCTACGACCTGGACGGGGAGGACAGCTACGGGCGGTACCTGCGCCGGGAGACCACGCAGATCGGCGAGGCCTTCGCCAACTCGGAGAAGtcgctgctggagctggaggtgaagtTCCGCCAGAGCCAGGAGAGcgagctgaaggaggagcacCGGCTCAACGACGACTTCCTCAGCATGGTGGTGCACACGCGGGACGCCCTGGGGGACACGCTGGACGTCTCCGCGGGACTGAGGGACAAGCACGAGCTGCTGTCCCTGGTCATCCGCAGCCACGGCACCCGGCTGAGCAGACTGAAGAACGAGTACATGAAGCTGTGA